Genomic segment of Myxococcus stipitatus:
CGTGGATGCCCGCCGCCTTCGCCGCGTCGATGAAGTGCCGCGAGTTGTCCTTGTGCACGTCTCGCTGCGTGACGACCTGGCTCACCAGGATGGCGTCGGCGTTCTTCGCCATGGCCCGCTTGATGAGGTCCTCGTTGGGCACCTGGCTGCCCAGGTTGAACGCCTCGAAGCCGGGGTAGCGCTCCAGGCCGTAGTCGCCCGCATAGCCCTTCATGTTCAAGATGGCGTCGATGCCCACCGTGTGCGTGTCCGTGCCGGTACACGCGCCGAACACGACGATGCGGCGGCCCACCTTCTCCTTGATGAAGGCGTTGAGGTCGTCGAAGGACATCTTCTTCACGACGACTTCCGGCACGTCGATTTCGGCGTAGTCCAGCGTGACGTTCGACCGGGCGTACACGATGAAGAACGTGTAGCTGTCCGCGGCGCGCTCGGCGGCGGCCACCTTGACGTCGGTGTACCCCATCTTCCGGGTGAAGACGGCGGCGGCCTCCTTGGCCTTCTCCGACAGCGGCACCGGCAGGGTGAACGAGATCTGCACCACGCCGTCGTCGCGGCGGTCCCCGTAGGGGCGAATGATTTGTTTGCTCGGCTTCACCATCTGCTCACTTCCCCCCGGCCCGCACGATTTTCACGCTGGTGGCCACCTTCTCCGCCAGCGGAGCGAAGCGCTCCTTCTTGTTCTGCTCCATGTGGAAGACGACGGACCACGTCGTGCGGCCATCACAGCCCACGTACGTCAGCGTCTCCACCACGCCGCCGTTCGTCGACTGGTCCTGGTCCGCCCGCCGCGCCGCCGGCTGGCCGCCCACCTTGAGGCGCTCCCAGTTGGACCCGCCGCTGCCCTTCACGATCTTGTCCACGCAGACCGAGGCCTTCATCCCCGCCGTCTGCACCGTCCCCACGTCCACCAGGAAGTACGCATCACCGCTGGGCGCCAGGAACTTCGTCGTGCCGTCCTGCACCGACTGCGTCCACGCGGCGGGAACCTGCATCCCCACGTTCTTCACCTGGAACTGCGCCAGCGCGTCCGCGGAACCGCCAGCCGCCATCACCACCGTCAGGATGGTACCGAGCATCATGTTGCCTCCAGGATTTCCAGGAACGGGTTGAAGTAATCCGACGACTTCTCCATCACGCCATCCAGGCCCTTGCCGCCGGT
This window contains:
- a CDS encoding OAM dimerization domain-containing protein codes for the protein MVKPSKQIIRPYGDRRDDGVVQISFTLPVPLSEKAKEAAAVFTRKMGYTDVKVAAAERAADSYTFFIVYARSNVTLDYAEIDVPEVVVKKMSFDDLNAFIKEKVGRRIVVFGACTGTDTHTVGIDAILNMKGYAGDYGLERYPGFEAFNLGSQVPNEDLIKRAMAKNADAILVSQVVTQRDVHKDNSRHFIDAAKAAGIHGKVQLLLGGPRVDHKLALELGFDAGFGPGTKPSDVANYIVHALLKKEGKEPQDMHYQGEPQ